Genomic DNA from Dermacentor variabilis isolate Ectoservices chromosome 6, ASM5094787v1, whole genome shotgun sequence:
TGTTCTAGACATGTAAACAGTACTCTAAATCACCTTTGCTGCAAGTTACACAAGAGCTGATAATTCGTTTAGCTTCCTCCATTTAGCATTTTTAAAAACAGGCTAAGTTTCTAATTCGATGGCAATGTTCAGGGTAGACTATGCTAGAACCTGTAGGTGTGCAGTTCAAGTCTTCTGTTATTTTAAAATAGGAAATTCTTAGCAGTTAAGCTAGTTTACACTTGTCTGTCAGTATGGTGCCTTCTTTCAGAAATGCTTGCTATTACTAAATGTGTGGAgcatgcatgtacatgcatacaTGCTCACAAAAGTAATGTAGCAAAAGTTCTAGAACAAGTGCTTCTTCAGTCACTCATGCATTTGTATGGCATCATGACACTTGATGAAGAAAGACAGTGGCTGCTGTGTTGTTACACATTTTCCCTGTGTACCAGCCTCCATCAAGCCCAGTAATGTAAATTATAAGATTTGTGTATGTATTACATCCTGTAAATAGTTTTACACCTACATTACTTTCATGTGACAGTTCAAATACAGCTAGAAATTAACATGTTTTATGTGAAACCTTGAAACCATTTGTGGCAAATAGCTTACATCGATGTTTGAGTTGATGGGATTAAACAACTGGCCTGGTGTTTTCTTTGCAGCGAGCTGTGGCTTGTCGAGCCCAAGTCTTGGCACCAGGTTCGAGGTAAAGCAGCAGTGGCAGTTGCAGTGGTGATAATGATGGTGTGGCCAGATCAGCAGCTCTCCCTTGGATGCAGGCTGTCAACTGGTTCTATGCATGAAGCTGGTGTCCTTGGCCATTGACCTGGACCATGGCCGGCTGGCGACACCAAGCCCTGTAGCCATGCTTGGATACTTGCTGCATGTGGGTTCAGCCCCGTTTGGTCCATGGATAGGGTATGATGCATACGCGAGAAGCCTTGAACCTGAACTTTTGGCAAGCCTCGGATTCTGGTCATGGCTGCGTGCCCTGGGTCAGAGCCTGGTGCTATGCTATACCTGTCTGACTGTCTCCAACTGCTGGTCCACATGGCTCCTGTCCAACACACTAGGCCTGAGGCAAGTAGTATGCTCCAATGTTTTATGCTCCATGCTTTTGTTAACTATGAGGGATAAAAATAATGGAATGCCATGCTCCTGTTGTATTTAATAGACCCAATATTGGTTTGTTGTGTAATACTTTAACAAGGGGAACAATGGTGAAGGTTGGACAGTCATTAATGGCAATGACGGAAATAGAATAATTGTGTGCTGTATATTTTTTGACAGCGAATACCTTGGATGTTGTTCACctctcaaaagctgcatgtcGATTGTCACCTCACAACCGTGGATTTGGGATTGGTTGGTCTCTTGCACTGCTTTTAAGGACTTTCAGTTGATATAATGTGTTTGCTGATACTTGCGGACATGTGTTTGCAGTACAAGTtgcatctttttcttttcgttttgcaGTTGCTGAGTCTTGCCCCCATTGTCAAATATATATCTTCCACAGTTTTCTGCTAGAGTGTGAGCAGTGTTagttcctacttttttttttcgccaacttGAAGTTATTGCCTTTTCAATTGTGCTCTGCCAGGTCCACCAGCGAGCGCTCAGTGTGCCTACGTTGATGACAAAATTACGTTTCTGGGGAACAGAGGTAACAGGCAAACTCTGTATTGAACTGAACTTGAGAAACGAACTACGCAGGTGGCTAGCGGCATACCGGGATGCACTGTCATTCCGCTTCAGCCACTACTTTGTGACCTTCCTGTCGGAGGCCAGCGCTGTTGCATCGGGTGTCAGTTATGAGGGATCCTGGTAAGCCTCTGTCTATGCACTTTTTACCTGAAGAGGCTTTATGCTTCCACTGTCAGAAATATTACAGCCTTTAGGGTGTAATCTTGTTACAAATTGATAGTCATCATAAAGCCTGTGTACATTTACTATTATTACTTTCGTTGAAATGTGCGCCGGCTACTTTTCTGTCGGGAGCACTATCACACGCTTAGGTGTATTTGGCatacccacagaaacgtgccatacatgcagctttaaagaaaggaaatatgtGTACACAGCGTTCACAatgattgttgttgttgtgacaAAATTACCCTTTAAATGTTGCACAGTGTTTAAGAGTGCACAATCTGAAAAAATTAGGCAGATTTCATGCGCAGTGGGAATTGGTCTAAACGAAGCTTCCTCTGGTGGTTGTGAGAAATGCTGTTCTTATTCAGTGGCCATTTTCTAGCATAAACTACACAACAATGTCGGACACATTTTCAACAGAAAACACATTGCTCAACATAAACTTGTGGCAGTCCAACACTGTGTATCTGTCTGACAGAAGCCAAAGTCTGTCGTGCACATTACACACTAAATGCAAAAAAGTTTTCTTTAGAAGTGATACTGTGTTGAATTGAGCCCACAGGCCAACCACCACTACCACATGACTAATAGGTAGATTTACAACAGGGGTACCGAATTCTCCCTAGTGAATAGCTGCGAATGTGCTGAAAGCAAACTGTTTCCTGGGATTCAGGCTTGCACTCACTCTAGCCCAAAATTTCAAATTTAATACAGGTATCCTTAAGCTTTGTGTAAACAAACATAACAGCACTCATCGAAGCGACAACTCTTGCCTAGCAGCAAATCTGACCTGATTTCTTAGTAGCACATAACATTCATGAGAAAAATTATGATATAGGCTATCGCTTTCTCTCATGTTACGTAAATGACAAATATTGAATGATAAATCACCGGTATTTTCAAGATCAGTTGTTGACGCAAGAGCTCAGGCCTAATGTGGGGTGATTGCATTTGGTGTACCCTAATCTGGATTACCTTGGCTCATGATGGCACCTCCATTGTGTTGTTCTCACTTGCACCTCATTGCCAATTGTTATCTTTCAGCTAGAGTTTTAAATGTGTAACAAGTGTGCATATCGTAATAATCTACGGTTGTTCCTCTTGCTGTAGTTCTggaatttccttgtgcagttgcATGGGTGGTGCAAGTGTACGACGCTGCCATTAGCTGGCATCGCAAAGCGGTCACTGGTTGGGACACCTGTAGCACCAATTTCAAAACTCCCTAATGAGGATAGCTTTAGCCCTGACACTTCATGACACATAATGCAAGACAGCAGCCAACTCTTAGCCCAACTCTTTATCATCCATCATGCCAGcatttaaagggggggggggaggcaatgaTAACTTCACTTTAGCATTTTACTGTTCAGGCTACAGTTTTTCCACAGGACAACAATTGTCATCATGTTTGTGTGCATTTGCTTTCTCTAGCCCCTGCATGCCAGGTATTTTCCTTCCAAGAATACTATCAGTGACTCCTGGAAGCAATCGGCAGTCCTATGTTGTGGCCACTGAGACCATCCTGGGGCTACAGCTTGAAAATTTGTAGGCCTGCCATGCTTTCTCCACTGACCATAATGCTACATTCATACAGACATCATCGGCGGCCTTCTTGGCTATTGCATGAGGCGTTCAGGGTGCGGTAGCATTGAGCGCCAACAAAGGCGCATTGATGAATTGAGCTCACGCCAGACACTTCATCATGGTTTCTCTGTAAACTCCTAACGCAGTTTATGCATTGATTTTGCAAACATTTCGTGGAGGTGTAGCAACCATGCAAAGATAAGACTctcacaaggaacacaagaaatGCTATTGCATTTTAAAAGTGCATGTTCAATAGACCCTTTTCAAAAAATTCACAAGTGCGCTTCTCTGTACTGCACATTGGCCCAACTTATGGCAGTATCAGTCATCGTTCAATGAAGACAAAGTGGTAGCTGCAGATGTTGTGGCTTGTCTCTTGCGCATGTCACAAGAGCCATGTCTGCGTTTTTCATGTCATAGGACAGGCAGGGTGTGCTCTTATGTGCTGTTTGCAAAAAATGACTTTGCCGCCATTAGTTGGGCAAACTGCCTCATGcgaaagctagctttacaattaTGAAAACGATCTGTTCTGCTCATTGTATGTGGAAGAGAGTGTTCATATATCCTCAGGGCAACGTGTCTGTAATACAGTAGACTACCGTCAATTCGACTGCGGTTAACTTGATTTTCTGTTAATGCAATCTGGATTAAAGGTCTTGGCCGGCACTCGTGCACTTCTACGAGCCGAagctttcattatttcaatcctaaGTGTAGCCTTCGCCAGATAGTTAAAACTTGACCAGTCAACATGCATGTGCCTGACCCCTACGGTGATCCCGATAACGACCCCTTTACTGGCAGTATCTTTATTGGCAGTGACTCGGCAGAGCTTTGAGAACATTGAATGCGTTGAACACATGTCTCCAGTTGAAAGcgcctatttttggcctgcccCAGCTAGGATGATTCTTCAAGCAATAattgtagctcacaatgtctgattacggcATTCGCCCTATTCTAAAGTGCGGCTTTTAAAAACTGCGTTCATTGCATTAGTATGCTTTATCACATAACAAAgcgtattgcggcgaagctaatATTAGGGACCTGcactcgctccccccccccccttcaatgTGCAACACATACCAACCATACCAACACATACCAAccacccttgcccatttttcatGCTAATAAATTGAGTGTGCATTAGATGTCCAGTTCCTTTAAGAGCTTTAATGTTATCTCTATGTTAGTTTTCTGCTTCGGAAACATCGAAAGCAGGCGCGCATTTGATTCGTGGGCATGTTAGAATAGGagaaatactgccaaatgaatcagctgTGTGTTTTTACGCATTTCTACATATTTAATTTGATCAGTCCTGTCATgatcgaattaatggaagtcgactgtaatACATGCCAAGTTTACACCTTGGAATTGATAGGACTACAGGAAGTGCTAGAGACGTTCCTGATATTACCTAAACTATATAATAAAACATGCGTAAAGCGCATGGAGATGGATGTCTGGGTTGTCGCTTGCAGTGTCAATGGGTTCCCATGCACAAGCACTATGCTCCATATCATCAACTCTCTGCAGCGCAGTGAAGTGTAGGGCTTGTGCCACTTGTTAACGAAAGCCAACTGCGTGTTCCATAGAAAGGAGGCGGACGGCTTGCCTAGTGTGTGCCACGGATCCTGCCATGAAGTTTTCATTCAGTCATGGTCACGCAGAGGGTGATCAGCGATGGACTTCTGGTTTGCTGGCACAACCCATAAGCTTTCACTGTGCTGCATGGATTTGGTGAGGTGGAGCTAAATCCTTTCATTGTTTTTGAAATCAATGCATTATGTCATTTTGCACTTACAAATGGCTAGACAGTCTCCAGTCATAGGTGCTCTGCGTTTATGTAAATAACTTTAAGAGGGTAAAAATTTGGCCTTGTTAGTACAACATACTGcatgtaaagtgagaaaaaaaaaatatcacagacAGAGGGAGAATACGACACATGTGTACTTGCACTAAATAACTTTGTTACTGCACGTGTACTACTTTTCCAGTTTTTTATATAACTCCAACAATGCTAATTAACTGGAAACCTTGTTCAGCATTACTGCGCACTCTTCTGCATGACTCTAAATATACATGGTTAAAAATACATTTTTGACAGACAGGCTGAACTGGTGCCTGAAGAGGACAAAGTCATCAGAATCACTTCATCAGTGCATTCCCTCACAAAAGACAAGTGCTCACAAGTGCAACAGTCTGGAACATGCTTAACCACATGTGcttgagtttctttttttgttttggcaCATTTTCGCTTTGGATTGAAGCAAAGGTTTTTTAGCTCTTCCACCCACCTTACATGGATGGCTGTCTCACTGAGTAAACTGGGTTGGTATTGGAGACACTGCAATTAAAGCTGGGCCAATTTTGGAGACAGTAAATTTGGTGACTTTGCTGGTTGATTGTGATTACCTGTGCTTGATACATATCCTCACAAGGGTTCTAATATGTTTTGTAACACGCGCTGTTCTTGGAGGCAGCGTGTCATCCCAGCAACCATGGACCTCAGAATTCACCAATAAAGTTAACGAATAATTATACCCAGCAGCATATTTCAGCAGGTATACTGGATAGCTATTGCTTGACTTTGACTTTTATCGTCTGGTGGTTTCTGTGCAATTTTGAAGTGAATAGCTATCTTTGGCCCTTTTGCCTGTTTTCGTGGTCGGTAGTTGGCAGTCAGGAGGTGGCCTTGCACCTACGATACAAAAGCACCAATGCAAAGGGAACGTGCTGTTGGCATTTGTCACCAAATGCCAATTGTAAATTTATCAGATTAGAAAACCTGTGATATGAACCTAGTTCTCACAACCTATGAGTTCTAGGTATGGCATTTGCTGTGGTAAAATAAATACTACTATTTTGCCAAATTTCATTAAGCACCCATGGCTGTTGTGTAGGTAGCGAGAACAGGCAATGTCTGACAATAGCCAAATTTCATTAAGCAACCATGGCTGTTGTGTAGGTAGCGAGAACAGGCAATGTGTGACAATACGAAAGTATAACTCGGCACCATTATAGTCATGCCTTCCTAACATTGTCTATTAAGTGCAACAGAGTTGTGCATGTAAGCAAATAGTCAGGCCTGCCGGCACATGCTGCTGCACAAGAGCTTTGGGATGTCTGAAGGTTTAGATGCTGTGGTGGAGTACTTCGGAAGGACAACCCTCCTCTTCTCCCACCGCCCTGCCACCCTGTGGCAGCGGGAGGAGACGGCTCTGGCACTGCTACACATGTACTGGTTAGCTTCTCTGTTCCCTGTGGAATTAGACAATGAAACAGCAGGCACTACCTAAATACCTTCACTGCAACAAACATACACCTACAAGCGCATCATTCCTTTATTAAAGCAAAGAACTTTCTAGAAGTGTTCGGCTATTCGCTTGCATGGACTACCATCATCATGGCttctgctcattttttttttgtttccatttttatTAAACCTTTAGTTGAAAACTAAAGCAATCAAAAGATGAACAGAAAAGATACGTGGCACACACACCATTCATTCTGTGTGCCACATCTCTCCTCTATTCTTCGTCTTTTGACTGGTTTAATTCTCAAGAATATGCACCAGCTGACCTAGATCGCAACTCTCCTTCAGTTGAAAGACAGTGCTGGTGTCGCCTGGTCTTTTGTTGTCCGTGCCAACTTTTGGGGTCCTATAATCATGAAAGCCATCACTGTTGACAACAATGTTTTACTTCCTTCCAGGGCTCTGCAGCTGTGTTCCCCATTGGAAGTAGAGCTTCCCCGGTCACTGGTGCAAGTGGTGGTGCATTGGaaccgtgccatgcacaactggcttaAGCACTGTAAGTTTGATAGGAGGTGGGCTGCTGCTGCAGTGGACGCGGAAGGTGGAATCTGTGTGCAGACGTGTTTCAGGTCACCAGGCCACACCTGGGCAGCCTTGGAGCCCTGCTGTTGACGTACGCGACCAGTGCCTTGCTTCATGTGAGTGCCCTATTCACTCGAATACCAACGCACCCTCAATTGCTTCACATGCTTGATTTTCGCGGACAGAAAGGAAAAATGCAATGCCTTTCTTTGTAGCACATGCAACAATTTTGAGACTTAAAACATTAAATATACATTGCTTTTGATTATAGGAGGAAGAGTAATGGCAATTGGTTTCCACTTTGTAAAGCAAATTAATTGCCTCCAAGCCACAATAAATTATGCAAATTGTTCATTATCAGTTTCAGCAGCCTTCTTATCATTGCCTAACTTACGAAGCAGGAACAAACAGTGCCACAGCTCCTATTACTGCAATGACGTGTGCATTGGATTGTATTACTGCAACATTTAATGCCAATGACCATAAGTTGTCACTGTTGCAGTTTTGGTTCcatactcgattctaacgtgcacGTCATTTGttaatgacttttttttttttttacaaaagcttGATGCTCAGTTATGCTGCTACATTGGGCAACACAATAAGTAGCTGCATAGCAGACAGTCGCGCGAGCCAGAGTGAGTGCCAAGACATTGCGATGTCTTGCTCCCATGTGATCATTTTTTCTGTCATAACGTCATGACACATACACCTACTGGTAAATGAAACAGAAACCGGTTTGTAGAAGGGTATTACAGTAAATTACCTAGGGCACTTTGAAGTATGCCCCAGTATCTTTTCTGGGATTTAGAGGGCCAGCACTgtcactcaaaaaaaaaagaagaaaaaaaaagaaggaaatgaaaagCCTGAAAATGTCTTGTCAGTACTTGCTTTAAGATGAGATGGTGgttgttgatgtggcttcagcgATATTCATTGAAGGCAGCTGATGCTATGACAGATAAGAGCCGTGGTGCAGCTAGACTCATGGACAGATTTTCTTGGCTGTGAAGTGAAAGCTACGCAGGCGGAACTTCTGCACATGTATTCATATGCAAAGTAGTCCTCGCATCTTTGGCACCTTCTTCAGTTTGTCCAATCTTGCATAGCTAATTCACTTTAGCAAAGACAGACACAGTTAACTCGGCCTGAATTTCTGAAGCTAATCGGCATTCATAAACATCCCATATGTACCAAGCTCTGAAGATGTGGGCAGCACCATTTGTATCGGAGTTCCGAGTGGCTGTATGACCTCGGGGTCAGTGAGAATGTGCAACCGATGCTGCCGTCACTCACTCGTATGTGCATGCCAATGGTTGCGATTTTGCGGATGGGTTTACCTCATTTCCGCGTAGACGTTGCATGCACTTGTTTTGTGTACTGCTACAACTGTTTGGTGCTGAATTTGGTCATCAGTCTCTCAGGAGAGCTAACAGGCAGGACAGCAGGTGATGATCACCAGAAGATGCGAGTGCCATTTCTCTTGTGATGAATGCATAAAATGTGCGACAGCGACATTCTTGAATGTGTGAAAAACCGAAATGGCAAAATAAAAAGGATACAATAAGGTATAAGTCACCAACTTGTCAGTGCaatgcgttaaaaaaaaaaattacatgctGTAGAAAACAAAACTGTTGTGTTCTTTATCCTGTGTACGAAAACATGAATGAAATTGCAGATCTACTTCGAGCAGCAGTGCCATATATGCACTTCAGTTCTGTAGCCTTCACTTTCTAGCCAAAAGAAGTTGTCTGCAAGTATAGTCCAGCAGAAAATTAAACATGCACTGACAGCTGTGCCTCGCGTGCTCTGTTCTGCAACTTCCAACTAGCACTACCTGAAATTCATCATCCTTCAGCATTTAGCCTATAAGAGGTGCTACAGTCAGTACCACAACATCTTTCTTCTGTCTCCCCTAACAGGGCCTCAACTTCCAACTGGCTGCAGTGTTACTGTCACTGGCTCTTTACAGCTACGCTGAGCATGGTAAGGGATTCATAGCCTGAGATGCCATTGATCCTCGTTATAACAAAATTACATTTGACACGAAAATACCTTTTCTTTGTATCTAGCACTTGTTATTAGCATACTCATTGATATCAggggaaaaacaaaagaaaaagacctTGATCATGCTTATGCAAAAGAAACACAAGTGTGTTGCTTCTGATGGTCTAGCAGAGAATCTCCTGCCGATTTTGACCACCCTCGGTGGCTTAACATGCCAATACATGGCACATAAATAATGCTAAATTACAAATGCAGATTGCACCGTCACTAATAAGCAACCGCGTGACCAGTGTGATCGGATGAAATTGGCACATTGGCTTGCAGTTGTGGGCCAGCCAAGCCAATGCATTTCCATGCAAATTGCCATTCCAAGTTGCTCTAGCCAAGTGTTAGAAATTTTCACTACCAGGGCGCCTGTGATAAGCTCCAAGTGAACAAATATTCGCTTTACTGTAACCTGCAGTCTTGGATCTTTCATTTTTAATTTTGTCGTTGCTGTAGAACTCTCATTGCAATAAAGCATGATGAACGAAATCCTAGATTCGCTTGGTTATACCAAATAATTTGTTATACCTGTGTTCATTAATATTAGAGATAGACTCTATTTAGTGATGACGCTGACTGATAAACTTCTGGCTTGTAGTACTGCGGCAGAAGCTGAGCCAGGTGTATGATGCGTGCATTGGAGCCCGTCCCTGCCGACCCGGCTGTGAGAAGCACAAACTGCGGGTGAGTGCCTGTGCAGCTTCTGCACCTCAGCATTGAAGTTGTGAAATTTCATTCCTTAAGATGTATTAGCATTGATAGTATGCTTTGCCTGGCCGCAGTCCAAGTCGGTAAAGTGATTTCTGTCATGCTTGCACATCACGTCAGAAAGACACAGTTGACTTTTGCTAAGTTGACCTGGATGGGTTGATGGAATTGACTGAATTATCTGGAGGATCAAAGCAAACaaagaggcagaaaaagaaatgcaaagacACGCAGCTCTTTCATATCTCGGTATTTGGCCAAATCTAACCTGTCCCCAAATCTAACACACACCCATTTTTTGTGGTTACGTAGTAGAAAGCAAATCTACAGTGCATCCAACtctataacaaaaaaagaaaaatatttagcaTGCCTCAGATACTGGTAAtcagaaataaaatgaaacctGCAGAATTCACCTTCACAAAGTAGACATTTATTTAGATGTCTGTCATTGTCCATCACAGCTTTTTATTGCTGTCTATGGGCCACTACGAGTTGCCCTTCTTTGAGTCTGTTGCACTGGATATTCCACATTTCTCTAACCCCTCCACTACAACTGCATGTGGGAGGGTAGGACATTCCTAGACTAACCACTTCACCACTTTGTTATAAAACACTTGTAAGTCACCAAAGCACCGCAAACACCTGAAATGATTCTTTTGCCGCATTAGCTTATAAAATAACAACCCTTGAATGAGCTTTCGTAAATAAAGCCGGAAAGCAGAGCCTCATCATTGCCATCCTTTGCAAAAAATTGTGTTGCTGCCATGTTACGATGACAGTGGCAATGATGCTAGCTGTGGCAGGATGTTGTTGCTATCGCTGTGAATGTGCTTGCAGTTTTTTACCCATTCGTCATATGCAGTTAATTCTTAGACCAGCATTCTTTGATAAACTGTGTGCTTTAAAATCTGGCAAATACGTAACCATTCCTTGTTAGGTGCTATTTTTGCGTAGAAGTCAGCTGAGGGCAGTCCACAATTTTGTGATTTTGGTGGAACTAATATTTTGTTTACACCACTGTCCCCTAGCACCACCAAGACAGACACTGCAGCCATTGCAGTCACAATTTGGATTATCATTGGGGTCAAACTTGTGCATGCTGACCAAATGAAGTTCAAATTACCGGGCATGGGCCAATTTCATGACTGTATCAACAAAAGTTTTGGCCCGCAGGAACATATAGGTGCCAGCCAGTACCTTTGTTGACTATCTAATTAACCGCGGTCATATTAACCGATGTATACTGTACTAGTACTGGAAGCAGAGAACTGCTCTCCTGCAGCTGCCAGAGGTGCTGGAGTGTTAAACAGGCTGTGAAACACCTTTTCTTGGAATTTGATCAAGCATGCTGAAataagtgcaatgcctttgagTGAATATATTcctgatgaacttgaaaaaaagaCCTAATATACAAACACATACCTGCCAAGTCTCCTGGATTATCCGGGGGACTCCCGGATTTTGACTATTTCTTTTTGGTTGTACGGTGGACAGAAAATTCTCCCGGAAAGTGTAGTTGGGCCCTGTTTC
This window encodes:
- the por gene encoding protein-serine O-palmitoleoyltransferase por isoform X1, coding for MASGCGFLLLSPKSQMDFDYDDEDQLPDEEYYFDDGEVVAVHDVTLSDLYANCIVPSLRDGLRAAVVILPACLLLRTVVSTRLLPVGSAWVHALSTLLGICCLYSLVGHLTAYVVGLALLGTVVLTALPRHHGLSCATLVAVFVIACELWLVEPKSWHQVRGCQLVLCMKLVSLAIDLDHGRLATPSPVAMLGYLLHVGSAPFGPWIGYDAYARSLEPELLASLGFWSWLRALGQSLVLCYTCLTVSNCWSTWLLSNTLGLRWLAAYRDALSFRFSHYFVTFLSEASAVASGVSYEGSWALQLCSPLEVELPRSLVQVVVHWNRAMHNWLKHYVFQVTRPHLGSLGALLLTYATSALLHGLNFQLAAVLLSLALYSYAEHVLRQKLSQVYDACIGARPCRPGCEKHKLRAEQWGVRSANLALGLLAAFHLAYLGLMFDSEPLQEQGYSMQHTLGKWSELQFASHWVALATFVVHLLI
- the por gene encoding protein-serine O-palmitoleoyltransferase por isoform X2; its protein translation is MDFDYDDEDQLPDEEYYFDDGEVVAVHDVTLSDLYANCIVPSLRDGLRAAVVILPACLLLRTVVSTRLLPVGSAWVHALSTLLGICCLYSLVGHLTAYVVGLALLGTVVLTALPRHHGLSCATLVAVFVIACELWLVEPKSWHQVRGCQLVLCMKLVSLAIDLDHGRLATPSPVAMLGYLLHVGSAPFGPWIGYDAYARSLEPELLASLGFWSWLRALGQSLVLCYTCLTVSNCWSTWLLSNTLGLRWLAAYRDALSFRFSHYFVTFLSEASAVASGVSYEGSWALQLCSPLEVELPRSLVQVVVHWNRAMHNWLKHYVFQVTRPHLGSLGALLLTYATSALLHGLNFQLAAVLLSLALYSYAEHVLRQKLSQVYDACIGARPCRPGCEKHKLRAEQWGVRSANLALGLLAAFHLAYLGLMFDSEPLQEQGYSMQHTLGKWSELQFASHWVALATFVVHLLI